The Argentina anserina chromosome 3, drPotAnse1.1, whole genome shotgun sequence genome includes a region encoding these proteins:
- the LOC126787878 gene encoding putative germin-like protein 2-1 gives MASQFLLLAFLAITCSVALAADPSSLQDFCVAERTSSVSVNGHVCKDPKFVGADDFFFSGLHLAGNTSNPAGSRVTPATVAQIPGLNTFGISLVRIDYAPMGINPPHTHPRATEILTVVEGSLEVGIVTSNPENRLISKVLQKGDVFVFPVGLAHFQRNVWNSNAVAIAALSSQNPGAITLANAVFGSKPDISTDVLAKAFQVEKDIVVDFQAKF, from the exons ATGGCCTCTCAGTTTCTATTGTTGGCATTCCTTGCCATAACTTGTTCAGTTGCTTTAGCTGCTGATCCAAGTTCTCTTCAGGACTTCTGTGTGGCTGAGCGTACAAGCTCAG TATCAGTGAATGGACATGTCTGCAAGGACCCTAAGTTTGTTGGAGCCGATGACTTCTTCTTCAGTGGACTTCACCTTGCAGGCAACACTTCAAACCCTGCTGGTTCAAGGGTGACCCCTGCGACGGTAGCCCAAATTCCAGGACTCAATACCTTTGGCATCTCCCTTGTTCGCATTGACTATGCACCAATGGGCATTAACCCTCCACACACTCATCCTAGAGCTACTGAAATATTGACAGTGGTTGAAGGTAGCCTAGAAGTGGGTATTGTCACCTCCAACCCTGAAAACCGTCTCATTTCCAAGGTGCTTCAGAAGGGTGATGTGTTTGTGTTCCCAGTAGGACTAGCGCATTTCCAGCGAAAtgtttggaatagtaatgcaGTCGCCATTGCAGCTCTCAGCAGCCAAAATCCAGGTGCTATTACCCTTGCCAATGCAGTGTTCGGATCAAAGCCAGACATCTCTACCGATGTTCTTGCAAAGGCTTTCCAAGTGGAGAAGGACATTGTCGTCGATTTTCAAGCCAAGTTTTAG
- the LOC126787874 gene encoding tubulin beta chain, whose protein sequence is MREILHIQGGQCGNQIGAKFWEVICDEHGIDTTGRYCGDADLQLERINVYYNEASGGRYVPRAVLMDLEPGTMDSVRSGPFGQIFRPDNFVFGQSGAGNNWAKGHYTEGAELMDSVLDVVRKEAENCDCLQGFQVCHSLGGGTGSGMGTLLISKIREEYPDRMMLTFSVFPSPKVSDTVVEPYNATLSVHQLVENADECMVLDNEALYDICFRTLKLATPTFGDLNHLISATMSGVTCCLRFPGQLNSDLRKLAVNLIPFPRLHFFMVGFAPLTSRGSQQYRSLTVPELTQQMWDAKNMMCAADPRHGRYLTASAMFRGKMSTKEVDEQMINVQNKNSSYFVEWIPNNVKSSVCDIPPKGLAMASTFIGNSTSIQEMFRRVSEQFTAMFRRKAFLHWYTGEGMDEMEFTEAESNMNDLVAEYQQYQDATAEYEEEYEEEEEEVAA, encoded by the exons ATGAGAGAAATCCTCCACATCCAGGGCGGCCAGTGCGGCAATCAGATCGGCGCCAAGTTCTGGGAAGTCATCTGCGACGAGCACGGCATCGACACCACCGGCCGTTACTGCGGCGACGCCGACCTCCAGCTCGAGCGCATCAACGTCTATTACAACGAGGCCAGCGGCGGAAGGTACGTCCCACGCGCCGTCTTGATGGATCTCGAGCCCGGCACCATGGACTCCGTCCGATCCGGCCCCTTCGGCCAGATTTTCCGGCCTGATAACTTCGTCTTCGGCCAGTCCGGCGCCGGCAACAACTGGGCTAAAGGTCACTACACCGAAGGCGCTGAGCTCATGGATTCGGTTCTTGATGTTGTGCGTAAGGAAGCTGAGAATTGTGATTGCTTACAAG GATTTCAAGTGTGTCATTCGTTGGGCGGCGGCACTGGATCGGGGATGGGAACTCTTCTGATTTCAAAGATCAGGGAGGAGTATCCGGACCGGATGATGCTGACATTTTCGGTCTTTCCTTCACCAAAGGTGTCGGACACGGTTGTGGAGCCATACAATGCGACGCTTTCTGTGCACCAGCTTGTGGAGAATGCTGATGAGTGTATGGTTTTGGACAATGAGGCTCTGTATGACATCTGCTTTCGGACTCTCAAGCTTGCCACCCCTACTT TTGGTGATCTTAACCACCTAATCTCTGCCACCATGAGTGGTGTGACATGCTGTCTTCGGTTTCCTGGACAGCTGAACTCTGACCTTCGAAAGCTTGCAGTCAACCTAATTCCTTTTCCGCGTCTCCATTTCTTCATGGTTGGGTTCGCACCCCTGACCTCAAGAGGATCACAGCAGTACCGTTCTCTGACTGTTCCTGAATTGACACAGCAGATGTGGGATGCCAAAAACATGATGTGCGCTGCGGATCCACGCCATGGACGTTACCTTACAGCTTCTGCCATGTTCCGTGGTAAGATGAGCACTAAAGAAGTTGATGAACAGATGATTAATGTCCAGAACAAGAACTCCTCATACTTTGTTGAGTGGATTCCCAATAATGTCAAATCCAGTGTGTGTGACATCCCACCAAAGGGTTTGGCAATGGCTTCCACTTTTATCGGGAACTCAACTTCCATCCAGGAAATGTTCAGGAGGGTCAGTGAGCAATTCACTGCTATGTTCAGGCGAAAGGCTTTCTTACACTGGTACACTGGAGAGGGAATGGATGAGATGGAGTTCACCGAGGCTGAGAGTAACATGAACGATCTGGTGGCTGAGTACCAACAATACCAGGATGCAACTGCCGAGTATGAGGAGGAGtatgaagaggaggaagaggaggttGCTGCTTAA
- the LOC126786893 gene encoding LOW QUALITY PROTEIN: wall-associated receptor kinase 2-like (The sequence of the model RefSeq protein was modified relative to this genomic sequence to represent the inferred CDS: inserted 1 base in 1 codon; deleted 1 base in 1 codon), whose amino-acid sequence MALDGKLLAAQLISLTMVAIEAALSDQALPPQSLPGCPDRWVISFPFGIGKGCYLKPRFNITCNESGQPXKGELQILSNIARDCYNEQGNKTQNSSFSLGLSPPFTISSTRNKLTAIGCDTNAIFMGKRPNPNEGEYLEVCSASYYNLSSAVTSSCSASVVFGCCQQVIPTGLENGSTTVSSFFQHKYVWNFNPCSYAFIVDEDKFIFNPKTILQELNNTVKLPVILDWEIQDGPCAKAQKRPDYACKANSKCVNRTTNVETSQPSGYYCQCLPGFQGNPYLPDGYRDIDECMAPINPCKNEKCENLPGDNNCSCNKGFIKGEKKACIQSNPTSKNKSLQISLERLYLPFVVAINKSKVAAQTQIDQFVNEHIFHSQINHRNVVRLLGCCFENEVPLLVYEYITNGTLLVLFNNKKGKRSSLPWELRLKIASETAGALAYLHSSTSTPIIHRDVKTTNILLDENYTAKVSDFGASRFIPLDQTEVATLMQGTMGYLDPEYLQTNTLTEKSDVYSFGVVLAELLTCKVAVSFARPESERSLAHLFVSSIEKQCLVQILDAEMVNEENIEGVEQVANLAKICLRVKGEEMPTMKEVTAELDGMRITAKHPWKNDDFCAGETEYLLGSPNSKAYIEGEGEAISTGSTSEIASMQSELLKSYSDGR is encoded by the exons ATGGCCTTAGATGGGAAGCTGCTTGCTGCGCAATTGATCTCATTGACAATGGTAGCTATAGAAGCAGCATTATCCGATCAAGCTTTGCCTCCTCAATCCCTGCCTGGATGCCCCGACCGGTGGGTTATCTCGTTTCCCTTCGGGATTGGGAAAGGTTGTTACCTAAAACCAAGATTCAACATCACTTGTAACGAATCTGGCCAAC GCAAAGGTGAGCTGCAAATTTTGAGTAACATAGCTCGTGATTGTTATAACGAACAGGGTAATAAAACGCAGAACAGTTCCTTTAGCCTCGGGCTCTCTCCTCCTTTCACCATTTCCAGTACCCGAAACAAGTTGACCGCAATTGGATGTGATACTAATGCAATTTTCATGGGGAAGCGCCCTAACCCTAATGAAGGTGAGTATTTAGAGGTGTGCTCCGCCTCATATTATAATCTTTCCAGTGCTGTTACCAGCTCGTGCTCCGCCAGCGTCGTCTTTGGGTGTTGCCAACAAGTAATCCCTACGGGACTAGAAAATGGTAGTACCACTGTGAGCAGCTTTTTTCAACATAAGTACGTATGGAACTTCAACCCATGCAGCTACGCCTTCATTGTGGACGAAGACAAGTTCATATTCAACCCCAAAACAATTCTTCAAGAACTGAACAACACTGTAAAGCTTCCCGTGATTCTTGACTGGGAAATTCAGGACGGACCGTGTGCCAAAGCTCAAAAGAGGCCGGACTATGCTTGCAAGGCAAATAGCAAGTGTGTGAACAGAACCACCAACGTCGAGACGTCTCAACCGTCCGGTTACTATTGCCAGTGTTTGCCAGGCTTCCAAGGGAACCCATATCTCCCAGATGGTTACCGAG ATATTGATGAGTGCATGGCTCCAATAAACCCCTGCAAAAATGAAAAGTGTGAAAATTTACCTGGAGATAACAATTGTTCATGTAACAAAGGGTTCATAAAAGGAGAAAAGAAGGCTTGCATACAAAGCAATCCAACCTCAAAGAACAAGTCCCTGCAAATTTCGTTGG AACGGCTTTATCTACCCTTCGTGGTCGCCATAAATAAGTCCAAAGTTGCTGCTCAAACTCAAATCGATCAATTTGTTAACGAGCACATATTTCATTCCCAGATCAACCACAGAAATGTGGTGAGActattaggttgttgttttgagaATGAAGTGCCTTTACTAGTATACGAGTACATCACCAATGGCActcttttagttttgtttaataataaaaagggCAAGAGATCATCACTTCCGTGGGAATTGCGATTGAAAATAGCATCAGAAACTGCAGGAGCACTGGCGTACTTACACTCTTCCACTTCAACACCAATCATACACCGAGATgtgaaaacaacaaatatactGCTGGACGAAAACTACACAGCCAAAGTATCAGATTTTGGAGCTTCACGTTTCATTCCTTTGGATCAAACTGAAGTTGCTACATTAATGCAGGGAACAATGGGGTACTTAGATCCCGAATATCTCCAAACAAATACATTAACAGAAAAGAGCGATGTCTATAGCTTTGGAGTCGTCCTGGCAGAGCTATTAACATGTAAAGTGGCAGTTTCTTTCGCTAGGCCTGAGTCAGAAAGAAGCCTAGCACATTTGTTTGTCTCCTCAATCGAAAAACAATGCCTGGTTCAAATTCTTGATGCTGAAATGGTGAACGAGGAAAATATCGAAGGGGTGGAGCAGGTTGCGAATCTGGCAAAAATATGTCTAAGGGTTAAAGGGGAGGAAATGCCTACAATGAAGGAAGTGACAGCGGAGTTAGATGGAATGAGAATTACAGCAAAACATCCATGGAAAAATGACGATTTCTGCGCAGGGGAGACTGAGTACTTGTTGGGCTCTCCCAATTCCAAGGCTTACATTGAAGGTGAAGGTGAAGCAATTTCTACTGGCTCAACCAGT GAAATTGCTAGCATGCAAAGTGAATTGTTAAAGTCCTACAGCGATGGCAGATAA